From the Bradyrhizobium ontarionense genome, the window GGATCTGGCCGCGCGGCAGGGTCACGAAGATCTCGCCGATCCATTCCAGCTTGACGCCCATGATCGGCTTGGCGTTGAAGCTCTTCAGATTGACGAGGGACGACGATTTGCCGCGCTCGATCGTCTTCAGGTAGCGCTCGCCGGTCTTGAGGCGCACGATGGCTTCCTCGCCGTAGAAGCTCGACAGCGGATGGCGCTGATCGCGGTAGACGACGATCACGTCACCGTTCTCATATTTGGGCAGCATCGAATCGCCCGAGACTTCGAAGGCGACCGTCTCCTCGGAGATCGGAAACGGCAGGGCGACCTCGCCGAGCCCCTCGGCGGGCACCTGCTCGTATTCCGGCTCGATGACGGCTCCGGCGCCCACCCGCCCCATGACGGGGACCGAATTGAGCTCCAGATAGTCCGTAATGAGGGCGATTTCGGCCGCCTTGATCAGGCGCTGGCCGCCGAGGATCTCGGACACGGCCCCGGGCCTGACGCCCATGGCACGGGCCAGCCCCCCCTTCGTTTTTCCCGGCTTCTCGAGTGCACGCTCGATCATGGCGACGTCCAACATGGCTTTGACCTCTTTTGCGAATCTCGGCTGCGAGTATATGTTTCGTATAATCAGAATTCAAGCTTGACTTTTTGTTCTGAATATCGGAAATTACAGCAGTCGGGTGAGGGCCGCAAGGGGCCGCCGCTCCCCGGCGTTTCCCACGAGACGAAGAGGCGAGAATGCAGTCCACCGATTGGCCGGATCAACACTCAAAAATGCTGCGGGAGCTCCATGCCAAGGGACAGTCCTATGCGGAGATCGCGCGCGCCCTCAATGCACGGTTTGGAACGGCCTATACGCGGAATGCAGCGCTCAGCCGCGGCAAGCGGATGGGACTCGTCGCGCCGGCGGCCCCCAAACCGGCCCGCTGGCCCGAACCCCGGCGGATGTCTGCGTCCGCCGGAACCGGCCGGCGGAGCCGAGAGCCTGCAGGCCGGCCGATCGCACCCCTGCCGCCCGCGCCAGCCGCCGCTCCGGTTCGGCTTCGCTGCGTCGGCATCAGCCCGCGGCTGCTGTCGCTGGACCAGCTCGAACCCGGCGATTGCCGCTATCCCTATGGCGGCGACCGCGACGGCGATCCCATCACCTTTTGCGGCCACCCGCGCCAGGCCGGCTCCTGCTATTGCACGCCGCATTTTCATCTGACCAGAAATCCCGAGGCCGCCGCGGATCGCCCGGCCGGCCCCCTGACCCTGCGGCTCGTCGCGGCGGCGTGACCGCAAGACCCTGCCGATCGGCC encodes:
- a CDS encoding GcrA family cell cycle regulator, with the translated sequence MQSTDWPDQHSKMLRELHAKGQSYAEIARALNARFGTAYTRNAALSRGKRMGLVAPAAPKPARWPEPRRMSASAGTGRRSREPAGRPIAPLPPAPAAAPVRLRCVGISPRLLSLDQLEPGDCRYPYGGDRDGDPITFCGHPRQAGSCYCTPHFHLTRNPEAAADRPAGPLTLRLVAAA
- a CDS encoding LexA family transcriptional regulator; translation: MLDVAMIERALEKPGKTKGGLARAMGVRPGAVSEILGGQRLIKAAEIALITDYLELNSVPVMGRVGAGAVIEPEYEQVPAEGLGEVALPFPISEETVAFEVSGDSMLPKYENGDVIVVYRDQRHPLSSFYGEEAIVRLKTGERYLKTIERGKSSSLVNLKSFNAKPIMGVKLEWIGEIFVTLPRGQIQRMRAKTAAKSRSRSSSK